From Desulfuromonas soudanensis, the proteins below share one genomic window:
- a CDS encoding SDR family oxidoreductase, with protein sequence MKLENKVVVVTGANGGIGEVLVKALLDKGAAKVYAAARTTAAVAELVQQHGGRVVAVQLDITDPSSVAAAAEQCRDLDLLINNAGVNRCAWFMAPTAMESAREEMEVNYFGTLGMCRAFAPLLASRGGGAIVNVCSIIGLVNLPVNGTYCASKAAGHSLLQGLRAELAARNILVVGVYPGPVDTKMTAGQEMPKTTPDQVAAAIVRGLENGDEDIFPDPMSQGVHLGLEKNPKQVEKEFAAMIPG encoded by the coding sequence ATGAAGCTGGAGAATAAAGTCGTAGTGGTGACCGGTGCCAATGGCGGCATCGGCGAGGTTCTGGTCAAGGCGCTGCTGGACAAGGGGGCCGCGAAGGTCTATGCGGCAGCTCGTACAACCGCCGCAGTCGCAGAATTGGTTCAACAGCATGGTGGCAGGGTCGTTGCCGTTCAGCTGGATATTACCGACCCATCCAGCGTCGCAGCGGCAGCGGAGCAGTGCCGGGATCTGGATCTGCTGATCAATAACGCCGGGGTCAATCGCTGTGCGTGGTTTATGGCGCCCACTGCAATGGAAAGCGCTCGGGAAGAGATGGAAGTCAACTACTTCGGCACCCTGGGCATGTGCCGGGCATTTGCACCGCTGTTGGCCTCCCGAGGCGGCGGGGCAATCGTGAACGTCTGCTCGATCATCGGTCTGGTCAACCTGCCGGTAAACGGGACCTACTGTGCTTCCAAGGCTGCCGGCCATTCACTCCTGCAAGGACTGCGCGCCGAACTGGCGGCCCGGAATATTCTGGTGGTCGGTGTATATCCAGGGCCGGTGGATACGAAAATGACCGCCGGTCAAGAGATGCCCAAAACCACGCCGGATCAGGTTGCCGCGGCAATTGTTAGGGGGCTGGAGAACGGCGATGAGGACATTTTTCCCGACCCGATGTCGCAGGGTGTACATCTCGGTTTGGAGAAGAATCCCAAGCAGGTCGAAAAGGAATTTGCAGCGATGATTCCAGGCTGA
- a CDS encoding pirin family protein: MLLIRKATERGHADHGWLNTYHTFSFAGYYDQKQMGFRELRVINEDRVQPKEGFPTHPHRDMEIVTYVLEGALEHKDSMGNGSVIRPGEVQRMSAGTGITHSEFNHSGSEPVHFLQIWILPEKKGVTPGYEQTFFPDEEKRKNLRLIASPDGRNGSVTIKQDVNLYAALLEAGEEVIHHVPKHRHAWLQVARGSVEMNGHHLEAGDGAAVSDESQLLVTGREKAEVLLFDLA; this comes from the coding sequence ATGCTACTCATACGAAAAGCAACGGAACGGGGACATGCCGATCACGGTTGGCTGAATACCTACCACACCTTTTCCTTTGCCGGCTATTACGACCAGAAGCAGATGGGCTTCAGAGAGTTGCGGGTCATCAATGAGGATCGGGTCCAACCGAAAGAAGGTTTTCCGACCCACCCCCACCGTGACATGGAGATCGTCACCTATGTCCTGGAAGGTGCGCTGGAACACAAGGACAGCATGGGCAACGGTTCGGTCATCCGCCCCGGCGAGGTGCAGCGCATGAGTGCCGGCACCGGTATCACCCACAGTGAGTTCAACCATTCCGGGTCGGAACCGGTGCATTTCCTCCAGATCTGGATATTGCCGGAAAAGAAAGGGGTAACGCCCGGCTATGAACAGACCTTCTTCCCGGACGAGGAGAAGCGGAAAAACCTGCGGCTGATCGCCTCGCCAGACGGCCGTAACGGGTCCGTGACCATCAAACAGGACGTTAACCTGTATGCAGCCCTGCTTGAGGCCGGCGAAGAGGTGATTCATCATGTGCCGAAACACCGTCATGCCTGGTTGCAGGTGGCTCGCGGCAGTGTTGAGATGAACGGCCACCATTTGGAAGCGGGAGACGGGGCGGCCGTCAGCGACGAAAGTCAGTTGCTTGTTACCGGCCGTGAAAAGGCGGAAGTGCTCCTTTTTGACCTGGCCTGA
- a CDS encoding NUDIX hydrolase, producing the protein MTKIQQISTALKSHPVRIIEPGERAHAAVALVLKERSDGLNILFVKRSTNENDYWSGQIGFPGGRTESGDGSLKETAERETREEIGLDLSTGHYLGRLSDIAPGGLQIVVSCFIYAIKHHPALHLAQNEIADAFWVPVRELVNPARRSQVDFTFRNRKRRFPAVRVDDKGPPLWGITYRLLRDFNKTIHRTIDPDRYQ; encoded by the coding sequence GTGACCAAGATTCAACAGATCAGCACTGCTCTTAAAAGCCACCCGGTTCGCATCATTGAGCCGGGGGAGCGCGCACACGCCGCAGTCGCCTTGGTCCTGAAGGAGCGGTCCGACGGATTGAACATCCTGTTCGTCAAGCGCTCAACCAATGAAAACGACTATTGGTCAGGGCAGATCGGCTTTCCGGGGGGGAGAACCGAGAGCGGTGACGGGAGCCTTAAAGAGACCGCCGAGCGGGAGACACGGGAAGAGATCGGGCTCGATCTTTCCACGGGTCACTATCTGGGTCGTCTCAGCGACATTGCCCCCGGGGGGTTGCAGATCGTTGTCTCCTGCTTTATCTATGCAATAAAACACCATCCTGCATTGCACCTGGCCCAGAACGAAATTGCCGACGCTTTCTGGGTTCCTGTCCGAGAGCTCGTCAACCCGGCCCGTCGTTCACAGGTGGATTTCACATTTCGGAACCGAAAAAGAAGATTCCCCGCAGTGAGAGTTGATGATAAAGGACCGCCTCTCTGGGGGATAACCTATCGACTGCTGCGTGATTTCAACAAAACAATACATCGGACGATCGATCCGGATCGTTACCAATAA
- a CDS encoding DoxX family protein gives MLNKLLATKDDFSTTTLRVTLGVVMFPHGAQKLLGWFGGHGFSGTMHHFTETMGIPYLFALLAVLAESFGALGLIAGLFTRVAAFGIGATIGVAALMGHVKYGFFMNWFGTQAGEGFEYHLLVIGMALALVIAGGGRWSLDRLIAHKS, from the coding sequence ATGCTGAACAAACTACTTGCGACAAAAGATGATTTTTCCACGACCACCCTGCGCGTGACTCTGGGGGTGGTCATGTTTCCCCACGGTGCCCAGAAGTTGCTGGGATGGTTCGGTGGCCATGGTTTTAGCGGAACCATGCACCATTTTACCGAGACCATGGGCATCCCTTACCTCTTTGCCCTGTTGGCGGTACTGGCAGAATCATTTGGTGCGCTGGGACTGATCGCAGGACTCTTTACCCGGGTTGCTGCCTTCGGCATAGGTGCAACCATCGGCGTGGCCGCCTTGATGGGCCATGTGAAGTACGGTTTTTTCATGAACTGGTTCGGAACGCAGGCCGGTGAGGGGTTCGAGTATCATCTGCTGGTCATCGGTATGGCGCTGGCCCTGGTGATTGCCGGTGGCGGGCGCTGGTCGCTGGACCGCCTTATCGCCCATAAGTCCTGA